A genomic stretch from Shewanella woodyi ATCC 51908 includes:
- the rcsF gene encoding Rcs stress response system protein RcsF, producing the protein MKKLLFPALVIFLSGCAGEYTFNSNLNGEAIDDYFKASDVAVYENGLPKGQFEPIGLVEGESCQIGENDAPASIVEARTIARRKAADKGANGLIIKTCFVSPEQTQQCVSSAICIGQAVNIANTQVQ; encoded by the coding sequence ATGAAAAAATTGTTATTTCCCGCTCTGGTTATATTCCTAAGCGGATGTGCAGGCGAATACACCTTTAACAGTAACCTTAATGGTGAAGCGATTGATGATTACTTCAAGGCGTCCGATGTCGCTGTATATGAAAATGGTCTGCCCAAAGGCCAATTTGAGCCTATAGGTTTAGTCGAGGGAGAATCTTGCCAAATAGGCGAAAATGATGCCCCTGCTAGCATAGTTGAAGCACGAACAATCGCCAGACGTAAAGCTGCCGATAAAGGCGCAAATGGTCTTATAATCAAAACCTGTTTTGTCTCCCCAGAGCAGACGCAGCAATGTGTCAGCAGTGCTATCTGCATCGGACAAGCCGTTAACATTGCCAACACCCAAGTTCAATAA
- the tsaA gene encoding tRNA (N6-threonylcarbamoyladenosine(37)-N6)-methyltransferase TrmO, giving the protein MTFTSQIQAVALCRTPYKQKFGIPRQPGLVSAARGFVELQPPFNHIDAVRGLEQYSHLWLLFSFHENLSQGWKTTVRPPRLGGNEKLGVFATRSTFRPNGIGQSVVKLHKVHHKNGVVSLEISGMDLLDGTPVIDIKPYIPFSDAIEAAQGGIAHEAPILAEVKFTEQAHQQVKAYEKLEQYPRFEELIIGVLAQDPRPAYKKSKADLKEYQVALYDLDILWHMQDDVIVVTELRAGAQR; this is encoded by the coding sequence ATGACATTTACCAGTCAAATTCAGGCTGTTGCCCTGTGCCGTACTCCCTATAAGCAAAAGTTCGGGATCCCAAGACAACCGGGACTCGTCAGTGCAGCACGAGGGTTTGTAGAGTTACAACCCCCTTTCAACCATATAGATGCAGTGAGAGGGTTGGAGCAATACTCACATCTTTGGCTACTGTTTAGCTTTCATGAGAATCTGTCACAGGGCTGGAAAACCACCGTTAGACCTCCCCGCCTTGGCGGCAATGAGAAACTGGGCGTCTTCGCCACCCGCTCCACTTTCAGGCCTAATGGTATCGGGCAATCCGTCGTAAAACTCCATAAGGTTCACCATAAAAACGGTGTTGTTTCACTGGAGATCTCTGGCATGGATCTCCTCGATGGCACTCCAGTTATCGACATTAAGCCCTATATCCCCTTCTCCGATGCCATTGAAGCCGCTCAAGGTGGCATCGCACATGAAGCACCAATTTTGGCTGAAGTGAAGTTTACCGAGCAAGCTCATCAACAGGTGAAGGCCTATGAAAAACTTGAGCAGTACCCTAGATTTGAAGAGCTGATCATCGGCGTACTGGCACAAGATCCTCGCCCAGCCTATAAGAAGTCCAAAGCTGATCTTAAAGAGTACCAAGTTGCCCTCTATGACTTAGACATACTCTGGCATATGCAAGATGACGTCATCGTCGTAACAGAGCTACGTGCAGGCGCCCAAAGGTAA
- a CDS encoding acyltransferase, protein MPWLYFSLKPKLLSWAQPWQKQVQAEFMALETVTFGDNCFIAPEVKLFAEPGRDIAIGSHCMIAADSFLHGPISLGDEVAINHGCSLDGGRNGIKIGKQTRIANNVTIYAFNHGMAPDTPIYQQASNSKGVTIGKDVWIGAQAGIVDGVSIGDHAVIGMGCIVTKDVADFAIVAGNPAKVIGDRRDKR, encoded by the coding sequence ATGCCATGGCTCTACTTCAGCCTCAAGCCTAAGCTGCTTAGTTGGGCCCAGCCTTGGCAAAAGCAGGTGCAAGCAGAGTTTATGGCGCTAGAAACGGTCACATTTGGAGATAACTGTTTTATTGCACCTGAGGTGAAACTATTCGCTGAACCAGGTAGAGATATCGCCATAGGCTCCCACTGCATGATAGCCGCAGACAGCTTCCTTCACGGCCCTATCAGCCTAGGTGATGAGGTCGCAATTAACCATGGTTGCTCACTCGATGGTGGTCGAAACGGCATTAAGATAGGCAAGCAGACCCGCATCGCGAATAACGTCACTATCTACGCCTTTAATCATGGTATGGCTCCCGACACACCTATCTATCAGCAAGCCTCAAACTCTAAAGGCGTCACTATAGGCAAAGATGTTTGGATAGGAGCGCAAGCTGGAATCGTCGATGGCGTGAGCATAGGCGACCACGCCGTCATAGGTATGGGCTGTATCGTCACCAAAGATGTAGCAGATTTTGCAATTGTAGCCGGTAATCCAGCAAAAGTGATAGGGGATAGACGAGATAAACGCTAA
- a CDS encoding alpha/beta hydrolase family protein: MKVMSLVCASITLAFSGLSVSAEIDKANIQQFGPVASVTAQALSASSHNDALRANLAQSLSLNDEIDILGESYRWDKAKNSTDKGWIGYKLQLSAERFTQGTLTINGVNQPQVYLNGALYKADAKVELALQSGDYQLMILADGIDEEVPFSLDWQGKSDIDNPSFTTTKTHRVSPAQLFDSEVITSLSLSPNGKYLLQTKRHYPANNDDKPVAVTELLNVSDKQVMYRWQDSAPASATWSDNSKQLAFVADKQIQLLTVSNISIDVAATQMENVSALKWYGDSLLFQWEKPFKADEKATNKRFQALEDRWSYWRNNSQIYQLDITSGFIRQLTDGKLSSNLLDSHPDDDKLLLTRFPVDYKEPAHGLTQLVELDVNTLTETLIGEYRTFNSAVYTDDGMYIMAGPDFMKGLGVQDPSVVVNNYDGQLYWRDASGKVIPLSKDFDPAIGGAGKLSNDDLILRVGEGDRGQLYLFDLSRKSFKKINTSMDMVNHFSVASDLSKPVIAYAGTSATVPQKAYLIKSGKKALLFDSQAASYADTRIGGIQDFDFTNSHGHNIDGRVYFPVDFDANKQYPALVYYYGGTAPVTRNFTGRWPFNLWAAKGYVVYVLQPNGATGYGQAFSGRHVNAWGDYSADDIIEGTQAFLKEHKFVDPKRVGNMGASYGGFMTMYLATKTDIFAASMAHAGISNLSAYWGHGWWGYGYSGVASKGSFPWNNRDLYVEHSPLYNADKINTPLLLLHGNADTNVPVGESHYMYSALKMLDKPVELIEFNGQDHHINGRQARFDWWDATLAWFDLHLKDEPQWWNKLYPETSTENNAEAAVK; this comes from the coding sequence ATGAAAGTAATGTCTCTGGTTTGTGCCAGTATCACATTGGCATTTTCAGGATTAAGCGTCAGCGCCGAAATAGACAAAGCCAATATTCAACAATTTGGCCCCGTTGCTTCAGTCACTGCGCAAGCGTTATCAGCAAGTAGTCACAACGATGCACTAAGGGCTAACCTGGCTCAGTCTTTGTCACTTAATGATGAAATAGACATTTTAGGTGAAAGTTACCGTTGGGACAAAGCCAAAAATAGTACTGATAAAGGCTGGATTGGCTATAAATTACAGCTCAGCGCAGAGCGATTCACTCAAGGCACATTGACCATTAATGGTGTTAATCAACCGCAGGTCTATCTTAATGGTGCGCTGTATAAAGCTGACGCCAAAGTTGAGCTGGCATTGCAAAGTGGTGATTACCAATTAATGATACTCGCCGATGGTATCGATGAAGAGGTGCCGTTTAGCTTAGATTGGCAGGGTAAATCTGACATTGATAATCCAAGCTTTACGACGACCAAAACTCATAGAGTCTCGCCCGCACAACTTTTTGATTCAGAAGTGATCACTAGCCTCAGCTTATCGCCAAATGGTAAATACTTACTGCAAACCAAACGTCATTACCCAGCAAATAACGATGACAAGCCTGTTGCCGTTACTGAGTTACTAAATGTCTCTGATAAACAAGTGATGTATCGTTGGCAAGATAGTGCACCTGCAAGTGCGACTTGGTCCGATAACAGTAAGCAGCTCGCATTTGTCGCAGATAAGCAGATTCAGTTGCTTACCGTATCTAATATCAGCATTGATGTTGCAGCGACTCAAATGGAAAATGTTTCAGCCCTTAAGTGGTATGGAGATAGCCTTTTATTCCAATGGGAAAAGCCCTTCAAAGCCGATGAAAAAGCGACCAATAAACGTTTTCAAGCATTAGAAGATAGATGGAGCTATTGGCGCAACAACAGCCAAATATACCAACTTGATATTACTTCAGGTTTTATCCGTCAATTGACTGATGGCAAACTCAGCAGCAACCTACTTGATAGCCATCCAGATGACGATAAGTTATTACTGACTCGCTTCCCAGTCGATTATAAAGAACCTGCACATGGGCTCACTCAGCTGGTCGAACTTGATGTTAATACATTAACTGAAACTCTGATTGGTGAATATCGAACTTTTAATTCAGCAGTCTACACTGATGACGGCATGTACATCATGGCGGGCCCAGACTTTATGAAGGGCCTAGGCGTGCAAGACCCTTCTGTGGTGGTGAATAATTACGATGGCCAATTATACTGGCGCGACGCCAGCGGCAAAGTCATTCCATTAAGCAAAGACTTTGACCCCGCAATAGGCGGCGCAGGAAAACTCAGTAATGATGATTTAATTCTTCGTGTTGGCGAAGGTGATCGTGGTCAGCTCTACCTGTTCGATTTAAGCCGTAAAAGCTTTAAAAAGATCAATACCAGCATGGACATGGTTAACCACTTCAGTGTTGCCAGCGATTTATCAAAACCCGTTATCGCTTATGCCGGGACGTCAGCCACTGTGCCGCAAAAAGCGTACCTTATAAAATCTGGTAAAAAGGCATTACTGTTTGATAGCCAAGCGGCAAGCTATGCAGACACCCGTATTGGTGGTATTCAAGACTTTGATTTTACCAACTCCCACGGTCATAACATTGATGGGCGGGTTTACTTCCCTGTGGATTTTGATGCAAATAAACAATACCCAGCACTGGTGTATTATTATGGTGGAACCGCACCAGTGACCCGTAACTTTACCGGTCGTTGGCCATTTAACTTATGGGCAGCTAAAGGTTATGTGGTTTATGTACTACAACCTAATGGTGCTACAGGTTACGGCCAAGCATTCAGTGGCCGTCATGTAAACGCATGGGGCGATTACAGCGCTGACGATATTATCGAAGGCACACAAGCCTTCTTAAAAGAACACAAGTTTGTCGATCCTAAACGCGTGGGTAACATGGGCGCCTCTTACGGTGGTTTCATGACCATGTATTTAGCCACTAAAACCGATATCTTTGCGGCATCCATGGCACATGCAGGGATTAGTAATTTATCAGCTTACTGGGGACACGGTTGGTGGGGATATGGCTATTCAGGCGTAGCGAGTAAAGGCAGCTTCCCATGGAATAATCGCGACTTATATGTTGAACACAGCCCGCTATACAATGCAGACAAAATCAACACGCCGTTGCTATTACTCCATGGTAATGCCGACACCAATGTCCCTGTAGGTGAAAGTCATTACATGTATAGTGCATTGAAAATGTTAGATAAGCCTGTGGAGCTAATAGAGTTTAACGGCCAAGATCATCACATCAATGGTCGCCAAGCTCGCTTTGATTGGTGGGATGCTACCCTTGCATGGTTCGACTTACACCTAAAAGATGAACCACAATGGTGGAACAAACTCTACCCTGAAACAAGCACTGAGAATAATGCAGAAGCAGCGGTAAAGTAG
- a CDS encoding L,D-transpeptidase family protein translates to MNASKYIALICLFVAHFSFAGVDLVKVDKSESKMYLLDSGQIVKEYDVAFGANPKGHKVQEGDEKTPEGTYTLDYKKEDSSFYRAMHISYPNKQDIENAAKRGVSPGGFIMVHGQRNWLGWFAPITQSFNWTNGCIALSNSEMDEFMDLVSLGTEIQIEW, encoded by the coding sequence ATGAATGCCAGTAAATACATTGCTTTAATATGTTTATTCGTTGCTCACTTTTCTTTTGCAGGTGTTGACCTTGTGAAAGTTGATAAGTCTGAAAGTAAAATGTATTTACTGGACAGCGGGCAAATAGTAAAAGAGTACGATGTTGCTTTCGGTGCCAACCCTAAGGGACATAAGGTACAGGAAGGTGATGAGAAAACTCCTGAAGGAACATATACACTCGATTACAAAAAAGAGGACTCGTCTTTTTATCGTGCAATGCACATCTCATATCCCAACAAGCAAGATATAGAGAACGCAGCAAAGCGGGGAGTTTCACCTGGCGGTTTTATTATGGTGCATGGCCAACGAAATTGGCTTGGCTGGTTTGCTCCAATTACTCAATCGTTTAATTGGACAAATGGATGTATAGCACTCTCTAATTCTGAGATGGATGAGTTTATGGATTTGGTGAGTCTTGGAACTGAAATTCAAATTGAGTGGTGA
- a CDS encoding trypsin-like serine protease, which produces MKFWLFLFFCFYSLAGNAVVKRHDIPPEDYVLNKIPAYLIDMPHEGHGVLINSQWVVTVAHTIFYDYIGKKLIVGSKGYEIESVHIHPDYTQPHKGLLKGDLAPLMSFFKSRSDIALIKLTSRGNDVEPINMYAGSSEKGKTITVYGRGATGNGLTGEDPDTKSLRVMNQFQNIVESAEGNWLVFKFDEPANALPLEGMHGSGDSGGAAVIFQQGVPYLIGLSSWQLGHGDIASFQGGLYGTTAYQVRVSNYQGWISSVLGR; this is translated from the coding sequence ATGAAATTTTGGCTTTTTTTATTCTTTTGTTTCTACTCTCTCGCTGGCAATGCCGTTGTGAAAAGGCATGATATTCCCCCAGAAGATTATGTTTTAAATAAAATACCTGCATACCTAATTGATATGCCCCACGAAGGTCATGGCGTACTCATCAATTCGCAATGGGTTGTGACCGTAGCACATACTATTTTTTATGATTATATCGGTAAAAAATTAATAGTTGGTTCAAAAGGTTATGAAATTGAAAGCGTTCATATACACCCAGATTACACTCAACCTCATAAAGGTTTACTTAAAGGCGATTTAGCGCCCTTAATGAGTTTCTTTAAATCTAGAAGTGATATTGCTTTAATTAAATTAACTTCAAGGGGTAATGATGTAGAACCAATCAATATGTATGCGGGTTCAAGCGAGAAAGGTAAAACAATTACAGTCTATGGTAGAGGGGCTACTGGGAACGGATTAACTGGTGAAGACCCAGATACCAAATCACTTCGTGTGATGAACCAGTTTCAAAATATTGTTGAGAGCGCGGAAGGTAACTGGTTAGTATTTAAATTTGACGAGCCAGCAAACGCATTACCACTTGAAGGTATGCATGGTTCGGGAGATAGCGGTGGAGCTGCGGTTATATTTCAACAAGGAGTCCCTTATCTTATTGGGTTATCAAGTTGGCAACTCGGGCATGGCGACATAGCTTCTTTTCAAGGTGGTTTGTATGGCACTACAGCTTACCAAGTTAGGGTGTCAAATTATCAAGGTTGGATATCAAGTGTATTAGGGCGTTAA